CAGCTGGAGGATTAGCTACTGTTGCATCTGGAGGCTGAACATTAGGTGCCTTACCAGGAGCATTATAAAGAATAAAAAGAGCGGTCAATATTTGAATAGCTCCGACTCCGCCAAGCAAACCAGCTGTTAAAGCAAAGTCCGTATTTCTAAGAGGTCCTGTCATAGAAAAAGGGCCATAAAGTAAATAACCAAAAATTGCTCCTGTTTCGAGACCTCTGAAATTTGGGGATAGACCCTCTCTATAAACAGGAAGATTATTAATAACCATCTTTGTAAACCAACCACTATTAACTGGGGTTTGAAGATTACCAACAGTTGGGTCTGAGACTGTTTTCACAGCCCACTTTTGCATAAGTGTTTCTTTTGATTCAGTCATGGGCTAAAAAGATTTGATAAAAAAATAAAGTTTTTGAAATTACTCAGTAGCTGTTATGTACCTACCAATTAAAACAATGAAAACCGCTGGACCCATTATTCCAACTAATGGAATTAGAATAGAGGGAAGCAAACTTGAAGCTAGTTCACTAGTCATTACTTATTTCAATAAATCCATTTCTATTTTATAGAATTATCATCTAGTCAAACCAATTCATCCCATTGATGACATAAAAGTTCAATCCGTATATCTTCTTTAAAGAAGATTCATCACTACGTAAATTTTTCTCATCATGAATCAAGTTTTTGCCGGTGGTTTAGCTCTAATTATTGCTGTAATCCTTTGGAGTTCAAAAAAACAATCAAAATCATCAGTTTTTTCTCAATCCCAAAAGGATTCATTTTCAGATAGCACTCGTATTTCCTCTTTAGTCCAAAAGAAGAAATTAATTAATTACAAAAAACCTGAGAGCTTAAAAAAATTACAATCAAAGCCTATTTCAAACCAAGCTTCCCTTAATTCAATAGAAATAAAGAAAAAAATAACTAAATTAATTTCTAGTAATCCCAATGATCGTCTTTTAGCTATTGAACTTGCAAGTCAATGGAAAAACAAAAAAGCTATCCCCTTTTTAAGGAGAGGATTAAAGGATTCTGACAGCAGAGTTGTTATTGCATCAGCTTTTGCTATTTCATCTTATAAAGGAAAGACTATTGATTTAGAAAAGAAATCTCAATCATCTCGTCCTCCTCGAAATGTATCTCTGATGCGATAAATTGGTCTATTTTGACTTTCATGATAAGTGCGGATCTGAAGCTCTCCAAGCAATCCAAAGCCAAAAAGTTGAACCCCAGTCACTGCAAGAAGTAAAGCAAAAATTAGTAATGGTCTATTACCTATATCTTCTCCTAATAGTTTAATAATTAATAAGTAAAAACTTATTATGAAACTCCCAATAATTGCAAGAATTCCACCAAAACCAAAGACATACATAGGTCTTGTTAAAAATCTATTCATAAACCATACAGTTAATAAATCCATTAAGACTCTAAAAGTGCGATCAATTCCATACTTACTAGACCCAAATTGGCGAGCCCTATGATTTACTTTTATCTCCGTGATTCTCGCTCCTTCAATATTTGCTAAAACAGGTAAAAATCTATGTAACTCGCCATACAATCTCATATCGGTCAATACTTCCTTCCTATAAGCCTTTAAAGAGCATCCATAATCATTCAGTCTAACTCCCGTAACTTTTCCAATCAATCGATTAGCTAATTTAGATGGAAGTTTTCTACTGATAGTTGCATCTTGTCTTCGATATCTCCACCCACTTACAAGATCAAAACCATCCCCAATCTTATTAACTAATAAAGGAATATCTGCAGGATCATTTTGCAAATCTCCATCAAGTGTGACCACTATCTCACCAGAAGAGATATCAAATCCTGCTGCCATTGCGGCAGTCTGTCCATAGTTTTTACGTAGAAGAACTCCTACTATTTCAGGTATATCAAAGCTTAATTTTCTAATTACATCAGCACTTTTATCAGTTGAACCATCATTAACTAAAACTAGTTCGAAAGTTTCATCCATAGACTGCAGAACTTTTAATAACTGATTAACCAAAAATGGAAGACTTTCTTCTTCGTTATAGATAGGAACAACAATTGATAGTGAGACATTAGATTTCATTCAAAACACCTGATAAAGGTCAATTAATTAATCTTTTTTAGAGTTTTCCACTCTGATAGCAAGAGATCACTCTTCCAGCAGATCTAAATTGAGATCTGTAAAAAGAAGCAATTTTTCCAAGATTCGGGTGAAATAAACCGTCAATCTCTATTCCATTATGCCCATTACTTACCCCAGAACTATGAATATAAAAACCATTCTCAATATGCAAGCCAACATGAGTACATTTCTCAGATGATCCAAAAAAAATTAAATCGCCAGGTATTAATTTTTCACTTAAAGATTCAATATTTAATGAAACATTTTTGCAGAATTTTTCCTGTTGATAAGCATCTCTTGGTATCCAAATCCCTGAACTTGCAAAAGCAGATTGAACGAAGCCAGAGCAATCAAAATTCGGACCTGTAGTTCCACCCCACAAATATTCATTACTGGTTTTTTTCGCAGCCTTAGCCCAAGCCAATATTTTAGGAATCCTAGTAAAAATTTTTTCTTCAGTTAAAAATTCAGATTTCCAAGAATCTATTTTTGAAGCATTATGAGTTAATTCAGAAAATTTAAACCAACAAATATAATCATCTTCCAAAAGTCGGACTTGAACTCTATCGATAATAAGCTTATTATTAAAATCAATTTTCAAACTATCTAGTAATTGAAAACTTCTACCAATACTTGCTTGCGTGACTAATTCATCACTGTTTTCACTTTTAAATCCATCTATATTTACTCTAAGTTTCCACAAACTTCCCAAAACAAATGAAGCTTTACTTAGCAAAACCTCTAATGTCATAGTAAATTCTTTTTGAGCGCTATGGCGTTCTACCGAAAAGACCCTGAAATGGCATGTTGCCTAAAAGGTCTCCTCGATAGTTTTGACAAAAAAGGTTATCCCAACCTTCAAGAAAATATTGCGATAACGTGCATACGTTATGACCAGCAAAATCCAACACCATCTAGTGGATACGGGACTGGTTGGAATTCAAATAAAAATTTTTATCCAGCGAGTGTAGTAAAAATTGTTTATGCATTAGCAACTCATGTATGGCTACAAAAAGACTTAATTGTTGAATCAGATGAACTTAGAAGAGCATTACATGAAATGATCGCAAACTCCAATAATGACGCCACAAGCTACATTCTAGATCTATTAACAGGAACAACAAGTGGGCCTTCCTTGAATGAACCAAACTATGAAGCATGGAAAATTCAGAGACAATTAATTAATGACTGGTTAAAAGATCTTAAATGGCCAGAAATACAAAAATGGAATTGCAGTCAAAAGACATGGAATGAAGGACCTTTCGGTAGGGAAAAAG
The sequence above is drawn from the Prochlorococcus marinus XMU1408 genome and encodes:
- a CDS encoding photosystem I reaction center protein subunit XI; its protein translation is MTESKETLMQKWAVKTVSDPTVGNLQTPVNSGWFTKMVINNLPVYREGLSPNFRGLETGAIFGYLLYGPFSMTGPLRNTDFALTAGLLGGVGAIQILTALFILYNAPGKAPNVQPPDATVANPPADLFTRSGWNDFTNGFWLGGTGGVVFAWLLIGTLHLDTVLPLIKEYHLLGA
- a CDS encoding serine hydrolase, whose translation is MAFYRKDPEMACCLKGLLDSFDKKGYPNLQENIAITCIRYDQQNPTPSSGYGTGWNSNKNFYPASVVKIVYALATHVWLQKDLIVESDELRRALHEMIANSNNDATSYILDLLTGTTSGPSLNEPNYEAWKIQRQLINDWLKDLKWPEIQKWNCSQKTWNEGPFGREKDFYGINNENRNRMTTDGSARIFESLMTHEMLPKLASKDLIQIFERSLDPVSRKQALENQVDGFLGEGLPFASKLWSKAGLMSEVRHDVAWWQAPNKNPMLAVVFTTGKKLVKDQFLLPAISSELNKFAI
- a CDS encoding C40 family peptidase yields the protein MTLEVLLSKASFVLGSLWKLRVNIDGFKSENSDELVTQASIGRSFQLLDSLKIDFNNKLIIDRVQVRLLEDDYICWFKFSELTHNASKIDSWKSEFLTEEKIFTRIPKILAWAKAAKKTSNEYLWGGTTGPNFDCSGFVQSAFASSGIWIPRDAYQQEKFCKNVSLNIESLSEKLIPGDLIFFGSSEKCTHVGLHIENGFYIHSSGVSNGHNGIEIDGLFHPNLGKIASFYRSQFRSAGRVISCYQSGKL
- a CDS encoding glycosyltransferase family 2 protein, which translates into the protein MKSNVSLSIVVPIYNEEESLPFLVNQLLKVLQSMDETFELVLVNDGSTDKSADVIRKLSFDIPEIVGVLLRKNYGQTAAMAAGFDISSGEIVVTLDGDLQNDPADIPLLVNKIGDGFDLVSGWRYRRQDATISRKLPSKLANRLIGKVTGVRLNDYGCSLKAYRKEVLTDMRLYGELHRFLPVLANIEGARITEIKVNHRARQFGSSKYGIDRTFRVLMDLLTVWFMNRFLTRPMYVFGFGGILAIIGSFIISFYLLIIKLLGEDIGNRPLLIFALLLAVTGVQLFGFGLLGELQIRTYHESQNRPIYRIRDTFRGGRDD
- a CDS encoding HEAT repeat domain-containing protein, which produces MNQVFAGGLALIIAVILWSSKKQSKSSVFSQSQKDSFSDSTRISSLVQKKKLINYKKPESLKKLQSKPISNQASLNSIEIKKKITKLISSNPNDRLLAIELASQWKNKKAIPFLRRGLKDSDSRVVIASAFAISSYKGKTIDLEKKSQSSRPPRNVSLMR
- a CDS encoding photosystem I reaction center subunit VIII, with product MTSELASSLLPSILIPLVGIMGPAVFIVLIGRYITATE